The Brachyhypopomus gauderio isolate BG-103 chromosome 12, BGAUD_0.2, whole genome shotgun sequence genome window below encodes:
- the scube2 gene encoding signal peptide, CUB and EGF-like domain-containing protein 2 isoform X2 gives MGAVCITRDLCLFLLLLNPRQSAALLLQTPDADQCASGSDACHIDAICQNTQTSYKCTCKSGFKGDGKQCEDIDECDAQHNGGCVHECNNIPGNYRCTCYDGFRLARDGHNCLDVNECLFNNGGCQHLCVNTMGSYECTCKGGFFLSDNQHTCIHRSVEGLSCMNKAHGCAHICRETPKGGVSCECRPGFELAEDQHGCTLTCNHGNGGCQHVCEDTEQGPACRCHGRYALQGDGRSCSERDEAGGTTSDPNTTSLAEVDKRVKRRLLMETCAVNNGGCDSTCKDTSTGVRCSCPVGFSLQPDGKTCEDIDECEFHNGGCEQFCRNTVGSYECSCRKGFKLLTDERSCQDIDECYFEGTCDHTCVNSPGKFECVCKKGYSLYGLTHCGDINECSVNNGGCGHTCENTVGSFVCHCPAGTTLHWNKKDCVEADGYPTVAPGVRPTLSCGGRGGAEHCHLTCQSQLSSSSGTEDSYTVICGTPPRGLGLGQWNESWSQCAGSDASCTHRIKVAATFKSGQGKCSVTPNQGALTRTISTTLADGRATEDVQFNFIRLQCVSSGRRAHGRSGRRVGEDEGSSIMAQFVLDLNLEELTDGCDPACVRRRSEKRLKKTIRTLRKSIGREQFRVHLSGSEYGLARKPTRPAQTAVHCGTGRVLLDKKCVSCSAGTYHDLEQGRCVPCPAGTYQEEEGQVSCVVCPSLKGRSVPRPAGGRSLAECGGQCSPGHFSHDGFVPCRPCPRGTYQPEKGRTACFPCGGALVTKHEAAASFQACETKVQCSPGHYYNTTTHRCIRCPLATYQVEFGQNYCMACPGDTTTDFDGSTNVTQCKNRRCGGELGEYTGYIESPNYPGDYPANVECTWTINPPPKRRILMVVPEVFLPVEDDCGDYLVMRKSSLPNSVTTYETCQTYERPIAFTSRSKKLWIQFRSNEGNSRKGFRVPYVTYDEDYQELIEDIVRDGRLYASENHQEILKDKKLMKCLFDVLAHPQNFFNYTAQESREMFPKSFIRFLRSKVLRFLRP, from the exons ATGGGAGCTGTTTGTATTACGAGGgacttgtgtttgtttttgctctTGTTAAATCCCCGCCAGAGCGCCGCGCTGCTGCTGCAAACTCCCG atGCGGACCAGTGCGCGTCTGGGAGCGATGCTTGTCACATTGACGCCATTTGTCAAAACACTCAAACGTCCTACAAGTGCACGTGTAAATCTGGGTTTAAAGGCGACGGTAAACAGTGTGAAG ACATTGATGAATGCGATGCGCAACACAATGGTGGTTGTGTGCACGAGTGCAACAACATACCTGGGAACTACCGCTGCACCTGCTATGATGGCTTCCGTTTAGCACGCGACGGACACAACTGTCTTG ATGTGAATGAGTGTCTCTTCAACAATGGTGGCTGTCAGCACCTGTGTGTCAACACCATGGGCAGCTACGAGTGCACGTGCAAGGGCGGCTTCTTCCTCAGTGACAATCAGCACACGTGCATCCATCGCTCCGTGG AAGGCCTGAGCTGTATGAACAAGGCGCACGGCTGTGCCCACATCTGCAGGGAGACGCCCAAAGGGGGCGTGTCCTGCGAGTGCCGGCCAGGTTTTGAGCTGGCGGAGGACCAGCACGGCTGCACAC TGACCTGTAACCACGGCAACGGGGGCTGCCAGCACGTGTGTGAGGATACGGAGCAGGGGCCAGCGTGCAGGTGTCACGGCAGGTACGCCCTGCAGGGCGACGGACGCTCCTGCTCAG AGAGAGATGAAGCGGGTGGCACCACGTCCGACCCAAACACCACGTCTCTCGCCGAGGTGGACAAACGGGTCAAACGCCGACTGCTTATGG AGACGTGTGCGGTGAACAACGGAGGTTGCGACAGCACCTGTAAGGACACGAGCACAGGTGTTCGCTGCAGTTGCCCGGTGGGGTTCTCCCTCCAGCCAGATGGCAAAACCTGTGAAG ACATCGACGAGTGTGAGTTCCACAATGGCGGCTGTGAGCAGTTCTGCAGGAATACGGTGGGCAGCTACGAATGCAGCTGTCGCAAGGGCTTCAAGCTGCTGACGGATGAACGCTCCTGCCAGG ACATTGATGAGTGCTACTTTGAGGGCACTTGTGACCACACCTGTGTGAACTCACCGGGgaagtttgagtgtgtgtgtaagaagggCTACTCTCTCTATGGACTTACACACTGTGGAG ACATTAACGAGTGCAGTGTGAACAATGGTGGGTGTGGCCACACCTGTGAGAACACCGTGGGGAGTTTTGTGTGCCACTGTCCTGCTGGGACCACGTTGCACTGGAATAAGAAGGACTGTGTGG AAGCAGACGGCTATCCCACCGTGGCACCCGGGGTCAGGCCCACGCTGAGCTGCGGCGGGCGTGGAGGGGCGGAGCACTGTCACCTCACCTGCCAATCGCAGTTGAGCAGCAGCAGCG gcactgAGGACTCTTACACAGTGATCTGTGGAACGCCCCCACGGGGTCTGGGCTTGGGACAGTGGAATGAAAGCTGGTCTCAGTGTGCGG GTTCAGACGCTTCCTGCACACACAGGATTAAAGTGGCAGCCACCTTTAAGTCTGGCCAGGGGAAGTGCAGTGTGACTCCGAACCAGGGGGCGCTCACGCGTACCATCAGCACCACACTGGCAG ACGGCAGAGCGACGGAGGATGTCCAGTTTAATTTCATCAGGCTGCAGTGCGTCTCTTCCGGACGTCGGGCTCACGGTCGTTCCGGGCGTCGGGTGGGTGAGGATGAGGGCTCCTCTATCATGGCCCAGTTTGTGCTGGACCTGAACCTGGAGGAGCTGACAG ACGGCTGTGACCCGGCTTGTGTGAGACGTCGCTCTGAGAAGCGCCTGAAGAAGACCATCCGGACTCTTCGCAAGTCCATCGGCAGGGAGCAGTTCCGTGTTCACCTCTCGGGCTCCGAGTACGGGCTGGCCAGGAAGCCGACCCGGCCCGCACAAACAGCGGTTCACTGCGGTACAGGACGAGTGTTGCTCGACAAGAAGTGTG TAAGCTGCTCGGCCGGGACGTACCACGACTTGGAGCAGGGGAGGTGTGTCCCGTGTCCTGCCGGAACTTACCAAGAAGAGGAAGGGCAGGTGTCGTGCGTGGTGTGTCCCAGCCTGAAGGGCAGGAGCGTCCCGAGGCCCGCAGGGGGGCGGAGTCTGGCCGAGTGTGGAG GGCAGTGTTCTCCTGGGCACTTCTCTCACGATGGCTTTGTGCCGTGTCGGCCGTGCCCCCGAGGCACCTACCAGCCTGAGAAGGGCCGCACCGCCTGCTTCCCCTGCGGGGGGGCTCTGGTAACGAAGCATGAAGCTGCAGCCTCGTTCCAGGCCTGTGAGACTAAAG tgcagtgttctccggggcactactacaacaccaccacccaccgctGCATCCGCTGCCCGCTGGCAACCTACCAGGTGGAGTTTGGTCAGAACTACTGCATGGCCTGTCCTGGAGACACCACTACCGACTTTGATGGGTCCACCAACGTCACACAGTGCAAAA ACAGGCGCTGTGGTGGTGAGCTGGGAGAATACACGGGGTACATCGAGTCCCCCAATTACCCGGGCGACTACCCGGCCAACGTGGAGTGTACCTGGACAATCAACCCGCCGCCAAAACGCAGGATCCTCATGGTGGTGCCGGAGGTCTTCCTCCCTGTGGAAGACGACTGTGGCGACTACCTGGTCATGCGCAAGAGCT CTCTGCCCAATTCGGTGACCACATACGAGACGTGTCAGACGTACGAGAGGCCAATTGCCTTCACATCACGCTCCAAGAAACTATGGATCCAGTTCAGGTCCAACGAGGGCAACAGCAGGAAAGGGTTCAGAGTGCCGTACGTAACGTACGATG AGGACTATCAGGAGCTTATAGAAGACATCGTTAGGGATGGGAGATTGTACGCCTCGGAAAATCACCAGGAAATCCTAAAG GACAAGAAGCTGATGAAGTGTCTCTTTGATGTCCTCGCCCATCCACAAAACTTCTTCAACTACACTGCACAGGAGTCCCGAGAAATGTTTCCAAAATCATTTATTAGATTCCTACGCTCAAAAGTGCTGAGATTTTTGCGTCCTTAA
- the scube2 gene encoding signal peptide, CUB and EGF-like domain-containing protein 2 isoform X6, whose translation MGAVCITRDLCLFLLLLNPRQSAALLLQTPDADQCASGSDACHIDAICQNTQTSYKCTCKSGFKGDGKQCEDIDECDAQHNGGCVHECNNIPGNYRCTCYDGFRLARDGHNCLDVNECLFNNGGCQHLCVNTMGSYECTCKGGFFLSDNQHTCIHRSVEGLSCMNKAHGCAHICRETPKGGVSCECRPGFELAEDQHGCTLTCNHGNGGCQHVCEDTEQGPACRCHGRYALQGDGRSCSERDEAGGTTSDPNTTSLAEVDKRVKRRLLMETCAVNNGGCDSTCKDTSTGVRCSCPVGFSLQPDGKTCEDIDECEFHNGGCEQFCRNTVGSYECSCRKGFKLLTDERSCQDIDECYFEGTCDHTCVNSPGKFECVCKKGYSLYGLTHCGDINECSVNNGGCGHTCENTVGSFVCHCPAGTTLHWNKKDCVDGCDPACVRRRSEKRLKKTIRTLRKSIGREQFRVHLSGSEYGLARKPTRPAQTAVHCGTGRVLLDKKCVSCSAGTYHDLEQGRCVPCPAGTYQEEEGQVSCVVCPSLKGRSVPRPAGGRSLAECGGQCSPGHFSHDGFVPCRPCPRGTYQPEKGRTACFPCGGALVTKHEAAASFQACETKVQCSPGHYYNTTTHRCIRCPLATYQVEFGQNYCMACPGDTTTDFDGSTNVTQCKNRRCGGELGEYTGYIESPNYPGDYPANVECTWTINPPPKRRILMVVPEVFLPVEDDCGDYLVMRKSSLPNSVTTYETCQTYERPIAFTSRSKKLWIQFRSNEGNSRKGFRVPYVTYDEDYQELIEDIVRDGRLYASENHQEILKDKKLMKCLFDVLAHPQNFFNYTAQESREMFPKSFIRFLRSKVLRFLRP comes from the exons ATGGGAGCTGTTTGTATTACGAGGgacttgtgtttgtttttgctctTGTTAAATCCCCGCCAGAGCGCCGCGCTGCTGCTGCAAACTCCCG atGCGGACCAGTGCGCGTCTGGGAGCGATGCTTGTCACATTGACGCCATTTGTCAAAACACTCAAACGTCCTACAAGTGCACGTGTAAATCTGGGTTTAAAGGCGACGGTAAACAGTGTGAAG ACATTGATGAATGCGATGCGCAACACAATGGTGGTTGTGTGCACGAGTGCAACAACATACCTGGGAACTACCGCTGCACCTGCTATGATGGCTTCCGTTTAGCACGCGACGGACACAACTGTCTTG ATGTGAATGAGTGTCTCTTCAACAATGGTGGCTGTCAGCACCTGTGTGTCAACACCATGGGCAGCTACGAGTGCACGTGCAAGGGCGGCTTCTTCCTCAGTGACAATCAGCACACGTGCATCCATCGCTCCGTGG AAGGCCTGAGCTGTATGAACAAGGCGCACGGCTGTGCCCACATCTGCAGGGAGACGCCCAAAGGGGGCGTGTCCTGCGAGTGCCGGCCAGGTTTTGAGCTGGCGGAGGACCAGCACGGCTGCACAC TGACCTGTAACCACGGCAACGGGGGCTGCCAGCACGTGTGTGAGGATACGGAGCAGGGGCCAGCGTGCAGGTGTCACGGCAGGTACGCCCTGCAGGGCGACGGACGCTCCTGCTCAG AGAGAGATGAAGCGGGTGGCACCACGTCCGACCCAAACACCACGTCTCTCGCCGAGGTGGACAAACGGGTCAAACGCCGACTGCTTATGG AGACGTGTGCGGTGAACAACGGAGGTTGCGACAGCACCTGTAAGGACACGAGCACAGGTGTTCGCTGCAGTTGCCCGGTGGGGTTCTCCCTCCAGCCAGATGGCAAAACCTGTGAAG ACATCGACGAGTGTGAGTTCCACAATGGCGGCTGTGAGCAGTTCTGCAGGAATACGGTGGGCAGCTACGAATGCAGCTGTCGCAAGGGCTTCAAGCTGCTGACGGATGAACGCTCCTGCCAGG ACATTGATGAGTGCTACTTTGAGGGCACTTGTGACCACACCTGTGTGAACTCACCGGGgaagtttgagtgtgtgtgtaagaagggCTACTCTCTCTATGGACTTACACACTGTGGAG ACATTAACGAGTGCAGTGTGAACAATGGTGGGTGTGGCCACACCTGTGAGAACACCGTGGGGAGTTTTGTGTGCCACTGTCCTGCTGGGACCACGTTGCACTGGAATAAGAAGGACTGTGTGG ACGGCTGTGACCCGGCTTGTGTGAGACGTCGCTCTGAGAAGCGCCTGAAGAAGACCATCCGGACTCTTCGCAAGTCCATCGGCAGGGAGCAGTTCCGTGTTCACCTCTCGGGCTCCGAGTACGGGCTGGCCAGGAAGCCGACCCGGCCCGCACAAACAGCGGTTCACTGCGGTACAGGACGAGTGTTGCTCGACAAGAAGTGTG TAAGCTGCTCGGCCGGGACGTACCACGACTTGGAGCAGGGGAGGTGTGTCCCGTGTCCTGCCGGAACTTACCAAGAAGAGGAAGGGCAGGTGTCGTGCGTGGTGTGTCCCAGCCTGAAGGGCAGGAGCGTCCCGAGGCCCGCAGGGGGGCGGAGTCTGGCCGAGTGTGGAG GGCAGTGTTCTCCTGGGCACTTCTCTCACGATGGCTTTGTGCCGTGTCGGCCGTGCCCCCGAGGCACCTACCAGCCTGAGAAGGGCCGCACCGCCTGCTTCCCCTGCGGGGGGGCTCTGGTAACGAAGCATGAAGCTGCAGCCTCGTTCCAGGCCTGTGAGACTAAAG tgcagtgttctccggggcactactacaacaccaccacccaccgctGCATCCGCTGCCCGCTGGCAACCTACCAGGTGGAGTTTGGTCAGAACTACTGCATGGCCTGTCCTGGAGACACCACTACCGACTTTGATGGGTCCACCAACGTCACACAGTGCAAAA ACAGGCGCTGTGGTGGTGAGCTGGGAGAATACACGGGGTACATCGAGTCCCCCAATTACCCGGGCGACTACCCGGCCAACGTGGAGTGTACCTGGACAATCAACCCGCCGCCAAAACGCAGGATCCTCATGGTGGTGCCGGAGGTCTTCCTCCCTGTGGAAGACGACTGTGGCGACTACCTGGTCATGCGCAAGAGCT CTCTGCCCAATTCGGTGACCACATACGAGACGTGTCAGACGTACGAGAGGCCAATTGCCTTCACATCACGCTCCAAGAAACTATGGATCCAGTTCAGGTCCAACGAGGGCAACAGCAGGAAAGGGTTCAGAGTGCCGTACGTAACGTACGATG AGGACTATCAGGAGCTTATAGAAGACATCGTTAGGGATGGGAGATTGTACGCCTCGGAAAATCACCAGGAAATCCTAAAG GACAAGAAGCTGATGAAGTGTCTCTTTGATGTCCTCGCCCATCCACAAAACTTCTTCAACTACACTGCACAGGAGTCCCGAGAAATGTTTCCAAAATCATTTATTAGATTCCTACGCTCAAAAGTGCTGAGATTTTTGCGTCCTTAA
- the scube2 gene encoding signal peptide, CUB and EGF-like domain-containing protein 2 isoform X1: MGAVCITRDLCLFLLLLNPRQSAALLLQTPDADQCASGSDACHIDAICQNTQTSYKCTCKSGFKGDGKQCEDIDECDAQHNGGCVHECNNIPGNYRCTCYDGFRLARDGHNCLDVNECLFNNGGCQHLCVNTMGSYECTCKGGFFLSDNQHTCIHRSVEGLSCMNKAHGCAHICRETPKGGVSCECRPGFELAEDQHGCTLTCNHGNGGCQHVCEDTEQGPACRCHGRYALQGDGRSCSERDEAGGTTSDPNTTSLAEVDKRVKRRLLMETCAVNNGGCDSTCKDTSTGVRCSCPVGFSLQPDGKTCEDIDECEFHNGGCEQFCRNTVGSYECSCRKGFKLLTDERSCQDIDECYFEGTCDHTCVNSPGKFECVCKKGYSLYGLTHCGDINECSVNNGGCGHTCENTVGSFVCHCPAGTTLHWNKKDCVEADGYPTVAPGVRPTLSCGGRGGAEHCHLTCQSQLSSSSGTEDSYTVICGTPPRGLGLGQWNESWSQCAGSDASCTHRIKVAATFKSGQGKCSVTPNQGALTRTISTTLADGRATEDVQFNFIRLQCVSSGRRAHGRSGRRVGEDEGSSIMAQFVLDLNLEELTADGCDPACVRRRSEKRLKKTIRTLRKSIGREQFRVHLSGSEYGLARKPTRPAQTAVHCGTGRVLLDKKCVSCSAGTYHDLEQGRCVPCPAGTYQEEEGQVSCVVCPSLKGRSVPRPAGGRSLAECGGQCSPGHFSHDGFVPCRPCPRGTYQPEKGRTACFPCGGALVTKHEAAASFQACETKVQCSPGHYYNTTTHRCIRCPLATYQVEFGQNYCMACPGDTTTDFDGSTNVTQCKNRRCGGELGEYTGYIESPNYPGDYPANVECTWTINPPPKRRILMVVPEVFLPVEDDCGDYLVMRKSSLPNSVTTYETCQTYERPIAFTSRSKKLWIQFRSNEGNSRKGFRVPYVTYDEDYQELIEDIVRDGRLYASENHQEILKDKKLMKCLFDVLAHPQNFFNYTAQESREMFPKSFIRFLRSKVLRFLRP, encoded by the exons ATGGGAGCTGTTTGTATTACGAGGgacttgtgtttgtttttgctctTGTTAAATCCCCGCCAGAGCGCCGCGCTGCTGCTGCAAACTCCCG atGCGGACCAGTGCGCGTCTGGGAGCGATGCTTGTCACATTGACGCCATTTGTCAAAACACTCAAACGTCCTACAAGTGCACGTGTAAATCTGGGTTTAAAGGCGACGGTAAACAGTGTGAAG ACATTGATGAATGCGATGCGCAACACAATGGTGGTTGTGTGCACGAGTGCAACAACATACCTGGGAACTACCGCTGCACCTGCTATGATGGCTTCCGTTTAGCACGCGACGGACACAACTGTCTTG ATGTGAATGAGTGTCTCTTCAACAATGGTGGCTGTCAGCACCTGTGTGTCAACACCATGGGCAGCTACGAGTGCACGTGCAAGGGCGGCTTCTTCCTCAGTGACAATCAGCACACGTGCATCCATCGCTCCGTGG AAGGCCTGAGCTGTATGAACAAGGCGCACGGCTGTGCCCACATCTGCAGGGAGACGCCCAAAGGGGGCGTGTCCTGCGAGTGCCGGCCAGGTTTTGAGCTGGCGGAGGACCAGCACGGCTGCACAC TGACCTGTAACCACGGCAACGGGGGCTGCCAGCACGTGTGTGAGGATACGGAGCAGGGGCCAGCGTGCAGGTGTCACGGCAGGTACGCCCTGCAGGGCGACGGACGCTCCTGCTCAG AGAGAGATGAAGCGGGTGGCACCACGTCCGACCCAAACACCACGTCTCTCGCCGAGGTGGACAAACGGGTCAAACGCCGACTGCTTATGG AGACGTGTGCGGTGAACAACGGAGGTTGCGACAGCACCTGTAAGGACACGAGCACAGGTGTTCGCTGCAGTTGCCCGGTGGGGTTCTCCCTCCAGCCAGATGGCAAAACCTGTGAAG ACATCGACGAGTGTGAGTTCCACAATGGCGGCTGTGAGCAGTTCTGCAGGAATACGGTGGGCAGCTACGAATGCAGCTGTCGCAAGGGCTTCAAGCTGCTGACGGATGAACGCTCCTGCCAGG ACATTGATGAGTGCTACTTTGAGGGCACTTGTGACCACACCTGTGTGAACTCACCGGGgaagtttgagtgtgtgtgtaagaagggCTACTCTCTCTATGGACTTACACACTGTGGAG ACATTAACGAGTGCAGTGTGAACAATGGTGGGTGTGGCCACACCTGTGAGAACACCGTGGGGAGTTTTGTGTGCCACTGTCCTGCTGGGACCACGTTGCACTGGAATAAGAAGGACTGTGTGG AAGCAGACGGCTATCCCACCGTGGCACCCGGGGTCAGGCCCACGCTGAGCTGCGGCGGGCGTGGAGGGGCGGAGCACTGTCACCTCACCTGCCAATCGCAGTTGAGCAGCAGCAGCG gcactgAGGACTCTTACACAGTGATCTGTGGAACGCCCCCACGGGGTCTGGGCTTGGGACAGTGGAATGAAAGCTGGTCTCAGTGTGCGG GTTCAGACGCTTCCTGCACACACAGGATTAAAGTGGCAGCCACCTTTAAGTCTGGCCAGGGGAAGTGCAGTGTGACTCCGAACCAGGGGGCGCTCACGCGTACCATCAGCACCACACTGGCAG ACGGCAGAGCGACGGAGGATGTCCAGTTTAATTTCATCAGGCTGCAGTGCGTCTCTTCCGGACGTCGGGCTCACGGTCGTTCCGGGCGTCGGGTGGGTGAGGATGAGGGCTCCTCTATCATGGCCCAGTTTGTGCTGGACCTGAACCTGGAGGAGCTGACAG CAGACGGCTGTGACCCGGCTTGTGTGAGACGTCGCTCTGAGAAGCGCCTGAAGAAGACCATCCGGACTCTTCGCAAGTCCATCGGCAGGGAGCAGTTCCGTGTTCACCTCTCGGGCTCCGAGTACGGGCTGGCCAGGAAGCCGACCCGGCCCGCACAAACAGCGGTTCACTGCGGTACAGGACGAGTGTTGCTCGACAAGAAGTGTG TAAGCTGCTCGGCCGGGACGTACCACGACTTGGAGCAGGGGAGGTGTGTCCCGTGTCCTGCCGGAACTTACCAAGAAGAGGAAGGGCAGGTGTCGTGCGTGGTGTGTCCCAGCCTGAAGGGCAGGAGCGTCCCGAGGCCCGCAGGGGGGCGGAGTCTGGCCGAGTGTGGAG GGCAGTGTTCTCCTGGGCACTTCTCTCACGATGGCTTTGTGCCGTGTCGGCCGTGCCCCCGAGGCACCTACCAGCCTGAGAAGGGCCGCACCGCCTGCTTCCCCTGCGGGGGGGCTCTGGTAACGAAGCATGAAGCTGCAGCCTCGTTCCAGGCCTGTGAGACTAAAG tgcagtgttctccggggcactactacaacaccaccacccaccgctGCATCCGCTGCCCGCTGGCAACCTACCAGGTGGAGTTTGGTCAGAACTACTGCATGGCCTGTCCTGGAGACACCACTACCGACTTTGATGGGTCCACCAACGTCACACAGTGCAAAA ACAGGCGCTGTGGTGGTGAGCTGGGAGAATACACGGGGTACATCGAGTCCCCCAATTACCCGGGCGACTACCCGGCCAACGTGGAGTGTACCTGGACAATCAACCCGCCGCCAAAACGCAGGATCCTCATGGTGGTGCCGGAGGTCTTCCTCCCTGTGGAAGACGACTGTGGCGACTACCTGGTCATGCGCAAGAGCT CTCTGCCCAATTCGGTGACCACATACGAGACGTGTCAGACGTACGAGAGGCCAATTGCCTTCACATCACGCTCCAAGAAACTATGGATCCAGTTCAGGTCCAACGAGGGCAACAGCAGGAAAGGGTTCAGAGTGCCGTACGTAACGTACGATG AGGACTATCAGGAGCTTATAGAAGACATCGTTAGGGATGGGAGATTGTACGCCTCGGAAAATCACCAGGAAATCCTAAAG GACAAGAAGCTGATGAAGTGTCTCTTTGATGTCCTCGCCCATCCACAAAACTTCTTCAACTACACTGCACAGGAGTCCCGAGAAATGTTTCCAAAATCATTTATTAGATTCCTACGCTCAAAAGTGCTGAGATTTTTGCGTCCTTAA